The following coding sequences are from one Methanohalophilus halophilus window:
- a CDS encoding DUF128 domain-containing protein, translated as MQDKRGAVQFTSSKIEDLMFRTTLDLKSMEGDIIVNLSIADADDIVDVLELLRLTSSSGLSVSPFLKVLESGDAIGDLTMPEGKVGIATMCSMTIDGVLLKSGIMTNPKFGGVVQIRNGLPVRFTDVLTYTSTTIDPLEVLMSQDITSVTRMLQTGSGKILANLREVHLAKRDEINSVLSGMMDIGINGILEVGDPNSRVLDVPVERDHLGVVVIGGTNPMAIMKEQGINIRTNAMSTLMDINSMDKIEDYF; from the coding sequence ATGCAGGATAAACGTGGCGCTGTGCAGTTCACGTCTTCAAAGATCGAAGACCTTATGTTCAGGACCACACTGGACTTAAAAAGTATGGAGGGAGATATAATTGTCAACCTCTCCATTGCTGATGCGGATGATATTGTCGATGTACTGGAGCTTTTGAGGCTTACTTCCAGCAGCGGCCTTTCAGTAAGTCCTTTCTTAAAGGTCCTGGAAAGCGGAGACGCTATAGGTGATCTGACCATGCCGGAGGGGAAGGTGGGTATCGCTACAATGTGTAGTATGACCATAGACGGGGTTTTATTAAAATCGGGAATTATGACAAATCCCAAATTTGGGGGAGTTGTGCAGATTCGCAATGGTTTGCCCGTCAGATTCACTGATGTCCTGACCTATACCAGCACCACAATAGATCCTCTTGAAGTACTCATGTCGCAGGACATTACTTCTGTAACCCGGATGCTTCAGACCGGTTCGGGTAAGATTCTTGCAAACTTAAGGGAAGTCCATCTTGCAAAAAGGGATGAGATTAACAGTGTTCTTTCGGGAATGATGGATATTGGGATAAATGGTATTCTGGAGGTAGGGGATCCCAACAGCCGTGTACTTGATGTTCCTGTGGAACGTGACCATCTTGGGGTGGTGGTTATCGGGGGCACCAACCCGATGGCTATTATGAAAGAACAGGGAATCAATATCCGTACCAATGCAATGTCCACACTGATGGATATCAATTCCATGGACAAAATCGAGGACTATTTCTAA
- a CDS encoding DUF7518 family protein: MESGQRDLIIERLEKQIRNKEEEISDIKTNLKSSIITELREELRNDMDINKRLVELEQQVKEISTNINGILEELLDQKSRIREMELANKQQPVEREADAWSKYEEETASPDANTEEKEPVPQPAETSDDAPEKSREQKRKPRMHFQIRDVDKMMPPEKNQENEVSEEEKDEYIVAESENRKVEKTIKPETQNENCEYIIAGDKGPLENKNECEYETVENKDEDSEIIVRKKKSF; the protein is encoded by the coding sequence ATGGAATCCGGGCAGAGAGATTTAATTATTGAACGTCTTGAAAAGCAGATCAGGAACAAGGAAGAGGAAATATCCGACATCAAAACAAATCTCAAGAGTTCTATTATAACAGAACTGCGGGAAGAATTGAGAAATGATATGGATATAAATAAGAGGCTGGTCGAACTCGAACAACAGGTAAAGGAAATTTCTACAAACATAAATGGAATCCTGGAGGAACTCCTGGACCAGAAATCCCGTATCCGTGAAATGGAACTGGCAAACAAACAGCAACCCGTAGAAAGGGAGGCCGACGCATGGAGCAAATATGAAGAAGAAACAGCCAGTCCGGATGCTAATACAGAGGAAAAGGAGCCTGTACCCCAGCCTGCAGAAACCAGTGATGATGCCCCCGAAAAATCCCGGGAGCAAAAAAGAAAACCTCGTATGCACTTCCAGATCAGGGATGTCGACAAAATGATGCCTCCTGAGAAAAATCAGGAAAATGAGGTTTCTGAAGAGGAAAAAGATGAGTACATCGTTGCTGAAAGTGAGAATCGCAAAGTGGAAAAGACCATCAAGCCAGAAACCCAGAACGAAAACTGTGAATACATAATTGCCGGTGACAAGGGACCTCTGGAAAACAAAAATGAGTGCGAATACGAAACTGTCGAAAACAAGGACGAGGATTCTGAAATAATCGTCAGGAAGAAGAAATCGTTCTAA
- a CDS encoding metallophosphoesterase family protein — protein MDREIRLIHTADTHIGYRQYHSDVRRRDFLEAFEKVIDDAIDMKVDAVIHAGDLFDSRNPTLEDILETIQIMSKLKMAEIPLLGIVGNHESKQQTQWLDLLENMRLVRRLGNSPFMAGKIAIYGIDSIPRPKIQSFDYSVFETTGEATHNILVMHQLMKPFPFGEWDVAEVIHSFPCALDAILLGDYHKYEKTKVENTWVTYCGSTERNSAAEEEPRGYNIITVSQKGIDIGRRQINTREFLHIVVDIKDENDAYRDIFNTIREYDVKDKVVFIELKGNSQADIAYSEIEEFLDKQEVLVSRISDLRNNYPDETENQPEIIFSDPDIAAREEIKKMDLTDAGLLIDEIIRDLSIPKTTIDHKTENSIATMIEQLDFSQEIPLNIHRKKQVETTRKEEPPQNKETVFVEKGEDKKSQPSRKKKKETDAVDKDVEKKPQKTKVPRQYNLGDYL, from the coding sequence ATGGATAGAGAAATCAGGTTAATACATACTGCTGATACACATATTGGTTATCGGCAATATCACAGTGATGTACGTCGCCGGGATTTTCTGGAAGCCTTTGAAAAGGTCATTGATGATGCTATTGACATGAAAGTCGATGCTGTAATTCATGCAGGAGACCTGTTCGATTCCCGCAATCCCACCCTGGAAGACATTCTCGAAACAATTCAGATAATGTCTAAATTAAAAATGGCCGAAATTCCCCTGCTGGGAATTGTGGGCAACCATGAAAGCAAACAGCAAACCCAGTGGCTCGATCTGCTGGAAAACATGCGTCTGGTCAGGCGCCTGGGCAACAGCCCTTTTATGGCAGGCAAAATTGCGATTTACGGTATAGACAGTATACCCCGACCGAAGATACAGTCTTTTGACTACTCCGTTTTTGAAACCACCGGCGAAGCTACACACAATATCCTTGTAATGCATCAGCTAATGAAACCGTTTCCTTTTGGGGAATGGGATGTGGCTGAAGTAATCCATTCATTCCCCTGTGCACTGGATGCAATATTGCTCGGGGACTACCACAAGTATGAAAAAACAAAGGTGGAAAATACATGGGTTACCTACTGTGGAAGCACAGAAAGGAACAGTGCTGCAGAGGAAGAACCCAGAGGATATAATATAATCACTGTTTCCCAAAAGGGCATTGATATAGGCAGGCGACAGATAAATACGAGAGAATTTTTGCACATCGTCGTGGACATAAAAGATGAAAATGATGCATACCGCGACATTTTCAATACGATCCGCGAATATGATGTGAAGGATAAGGTTGTTTTTATTGAATTAAAAGGCAATTCACAGGCGGATATTGCCTATAGTGAGATAGAAGAATTTCTTGATAAACAGGAAGTACTGGTCAGTCGCATATCCGATTTGCGAAACAATTACCCTGATGAGACTGAAAATCAACCGGAAATAATATTCTCAGATCCCGACATTGCTGCCAGGGAAGAAATCAAAAAAATGGATCTTACAGATGCAGGCCTGTTGATTGATGAAATCATAAGGGACCTGTCCATACCTAAAACCACAATCGACCACAAGACAGAGAATTCTATAGCAACGATGATAGAACAACTGGATTTCAGCCAGGAAATCCCCTTAAACATTCATCGTAAAAAACAGGTTGAAACTACCCGGAAGGAAGAGCCACCCCAAAATAAGGAGACTGTTTTCGTTGAAAAGGGAGAAGATAAAAAATCCCAACCTTCAAGGAAGAAGAAAAAGGAAACCGATGCAGTGGACAAGGATGTTGAGAAAAAACCACAGAAAACAAAGGTTCCACGACAATACAATCTGGGGGACTATCTTTGA
- the smc gene encoding chromosome segregation protein SMC, with product MYIKKIEFLNFKSFGKKVKIPFFDDFTTISGPNGSGKSNIIDGILFVLGLSSSRTLRAEKLTDLIYNGEKSKNPDNAQVTIYFDNKDRELPVDNDEVVISRKVRSTDNGYYSYFYFNGKSVSLGDVHNYLAKARVTPEGYNVVMQGDVTRIITMTAGERRKIIDEIAGVAEFDNKKERALNELEVVRERIERADILIDEVDKQKEKLQGERDQAVKYQSLKEEKMKFEGFVLLSKLKDAKTELEGVGQEYDSQQEKLEKISSELKQKKDVLEQREEELRLLNQRIQKMGEDEQIEVKRRIEEIRGEISGCSDRIEYAGQEIDEIDAARRRFFLEIDESKGKVDGIEEKVKEHNFQKETLQSEISEKHTQRMLLQSRIADVDEKFARTRDELSANKDELEQLKTQKNELMRNEDRLLDSLRRKSADVAEIEDEIKQAKEKAKSSESDTKSVQYDIDKLNEKIEGLTKDLDDLESNRSQIKKVVSDLESEIRSKQQDYAMLEARVRAAEDTSRYSRAVDAVIKEKDKHGLPGIYGTIAELGKVNQKYSTALGIAAGGRMQAVVVDTDEDASRAIAYLKHQRSGRATFLPLNKMEARRPYKNLSDREGVIGYAIDLIDFDPKFEAAFWYVFRDTLVVDTLENARKLMGGLRMVTLEGETVEKSGAMSGGSQRKSGLSFAASEKDKLVRISEELTKLESRRSNAINKLDTTEGHISSTNKEIQQYENDIARKQMQFEEIGNRGEELEKLLNSKDEELKQIEEQRQQMRTEMNETVEKKEHLEEREQSLQQNIMQIEEKLADSEIPELNKQAESLDEELRRLDGRIRDIDGQINALELDKKYATEKMEQNREQIAQMDEKKRTLKERIEELKNKITSLENELEEKKQREEELTGELRQLQGERENKEIAYSTQRDEVDRVKSRYEKAENQKMALEATLDAVKEQIEQLREEITRRGLEETDEVPGYETVRTRITSIEKAMEALEPVNMRAIDEYEEVEQRIVDLKSRRAILFNEREQILDRIDQYDNLKKETFMETYNGINDAFKEIFNELSDGVGELVLDNEQDPFSGGMTLKAQPRDKTLQRLEAMSGGEKSLTALAFLFAIQQYRPAPFYAFDEIDMFLDGANAERVARRVKKAASNAQFIVVSLRKPMIEAAERTIGVTMQQDNITSITGVKIR from the coding sequence GTGTATATTAAAAAGATAGAATTTCTGAATTTCAAATCATTCGGGAAAAAAGTAAAAATCCCTTTTTTTGATGATTTCACAACTATTTCAGGCCCTAACGGAAGTGGAAAATCCAATATAATTGATGGTATTCTTTTTGTTCTGGGGTTGTCCAGCTCCCGGACTCTGAGGGCGGAAAAACTTACCGACCTCATATATAACGGGGAAAAGAGCAAAAATCCGGACAATGCCCAGGTTACCATATATTTTGATAACAAGGACAGGGAACTTCCTGTTGATAATGATGAAGTCGTGATCAGCCGGAAGGTGCGTAGCACAGACAATGGTTACTACAGCTATTTCTACTTCAATGGCAAATCGGTAAGTCTTGGTGATGTGCACAATTATCTCGCAAAGGCAAGGGTCACACCCGAAGGATACAATGTCGTAATGCAGGGGGATGTCACACGAATTATCACAATGACCGCCGGGGAGCGGCGTAAGATCATAGATGAGATTGCCGGGGTAGCAGAGTTTGACAATAAGAAGGAGAGAGCCCTCAATGAACTTGAAGTTGTAAGGGAGCGTATCGAAAGGGCAGATATCCTGATAGATGAAGTAGATAAGCAAAAGGAAAAACTCCAGGGAGAGCGCGACCAGGCTGTCAAATACCAGTCCCTCAAGGAAGAGAAGATGAAGTTTGAGGGTTTCGTGCTGCTTTCTAAACTTAAGGATGCCAAAACCGAACTTGAAGGAGTCGGGCAGGAATACGACAGTCAGCAGGAAAAATTGGAAAAAATCTCCTCTGAACTTAAACAGAAAAAAGATGTCCTTGAACAAAGGGAAGAAGAGTTACGCTTACTCAACCAACGCATCCAGAAGATGGGTGAAGATGAGCAGATCGAGGTTAAAAGACGAATTGAAGAGATCCGTGGAGAAATATCTGGATGCAGTGACCGTATCGAATATGCAGGCCAGGAAATCGATGAGATCGATGCTGCAAGACGCAGGTTTTTCCTGGAAATCGATGAATCAAAGGGAAAGGTAGACGGTATCGAGGAAAAGGTTAAGGAGCACAATTTCCAGAAGGAAACCCTGCAATCGGAAATTTCTGAAAAACATACACAGAGAATGTTACTCCAGAGCAGGATCGCCGATGTGGATGAAAAATTTGCCCGTACAAGGGATGAACTTTCTGCAAACAAGGACGAACTGGAACAGCTGAAAACCCAGAAAAACGAGCTCATGCGTAACGAGGACAGGCTGCTGGATTCCCTGCGTCGCAAATCCGCAGATGTAGCAGAAATAGAAGATGAGATCAAACAGGCAAAGGAAAAGGCCAAGTCCTCTGAAAGTGATACCAAATCCGTCCAGTATGATATTGACAAACTCAACGAAAAGATAGAAGGGTTGACAAAAGACCTGGATGATCTGGAAAGCAATCGTTCTCAGATAAAAAAGGTTGTCAGCGATCTGGAAAGTGAAATACGTAGCAAACAACAGGACTATGCAATGCTTGAAGCCCGTGTGAGGGCAGCAGAGGATACCAGCAGGTATTCCCGGGCAGTAGATGCGGTGATCAAGGAAAAGGACAAACATGGCCTGCCCGGTATTTATGGCACCATAGCAGAGCTGGGGAAAGTAAACCAGAAATATTCAACCGCCCTGGGAATCGCTGCAGGAGGACGAATGCAGGCTGTTGTGGTGGATACGGACGAAGATGCTTCCCGGGCTATTGCTTACCTGAAACACCAGAGATCGGGCAGGGCAACCTTCCTGCCACTGAATAAGATGGAAGCACGCAGACCCTACAAAAACCTCTCCGACAGGGAAGGCGTAATCGGGTATGCCATTGATCTTATCGATTTTGACCCGAAGTTCGAAGCAGCCTTCTGGTATGTATTCCGGGACACCCTTGTTGTTGATACCCTTGAAAATGCCCGAAAACTGATGGGCGGGCTGCGTATGGTGACCCTGGAAGGCGAGACCGTTGAAAAAAGCGGGGCAATGAGTGGTGGGTCCCAGCGCAAGTCCGGCCTTTCATTTGCAGCCTCCGAAAAAGATAAACTTGTCAGAATATCCGAGGAACTTACCAAACTGGAATCACGCAGAAGCAATGCGATAAACAAACTGGATACTACCGAGGGACATATTTCAAGCACCAACAAGGAAATCCAGCAGTATGAAAACGATATCGCGCGCAAACAGATGCAATTCGAGGAAATCGGCAATCGAGGAGAAGAACTTGAAAAGTTGCTCAATAGCAAGGACGAGGAACTCAAGCAGATCGAAGAACAACGCCAGCAGATGCGAACTGAGATGAACGAGACCGTTGAGAAGAAAGAGCATCTGGAAGAGAGGGAACAATCCCTGCAACAGAACATAATGCAGATCGAGGAAAAACTCGCTGATTCGGAAATTCCCGAGCTCAATAAGCAGGCAGAATCCCTGGATGAGGAACTTCGCCGCCTGGACGGAAGGATAAGGGATATCGACGGACAGATCAATGCTCTTGAACTCGATAAAAAATATGCAACCGAGAAAATGGAACAGAACCGGGAACAAATAGCCCAGATGGATGAAAAAAAGCGTACACTGAAAGAGCGCATAGAAGAACTCAAGAATAAGATCACGTCCCTGGAAAACGAACTGGAAGAAAAGAAACAACGTGAAGAAGAACTCACAGGTGAACTGCGCCAGCTTCAGGGAGAAAGAGAGAACAAGGAAATAGCCTACTCAACCCAGCGTGATGAAGTTGACAGGGTAAAAAGCCGCTATGAGAAGGCAGAGAACCAGAAAATGGCACTTGAGGCCACACTGGATGCCGTGAAGGAACAAATCGAACAGCTCCGCGAAGAGATCACACGCCGTGGCCTTGAAGAGACTGATGAAGTCCCTGGTTACGAAACCGTGCGTACAAGGATAACTTCGATTGAAAAGGCAATGGAAGCCCTGGAGCCTGTGAATATGCGGGCGATAGATGAATATGAGGAAGTGGAGCAGAGAATTGTTGATCTCAAAAGCCGCAGAGCAATCCTTTTCAATGAAAGAGAGCAAATCCTGGATCGCATCGACCAGTATGATAACCTTAAAAAAGAGACATTCATGGAGACCTACAATGGCATCAATGATGCCTTCAAGGAAATCTTCAATGAACTTTCCGATGGTGTCGGGGAACTTGTACTGGACAATGAACAAGACCCTTTCTCCGGAGGTATGACCCTCAAAGCCCAGCCCCGGGATAAAACCCTGCAAAGACTGGAAGCGATGTCTGGTGGAGAAAAGAGTCTCACAGCACTTGCATTTTTATTTGCTATCCAGCAATATCGTCCCGCACCGTTCTATGCTTTTGATGAGATCGACATGTTCCTTGACGGAGCAAATGCTGAAAGGGTTGCCAGGCGTGTTAAAAAGGCGGCAAGCAATGCCCAGTTCATAGTTGTCTCTTTGAGAAAACCGATGATAGAAGCTGCCGAGCGCACAATCGGTGTAACAATGCAGCAGGATAATATCACAAGTATTACGGGTGTGAAAATACGGTGA
- a CDS encoding AAA family ATPase, with protein sequence MRFKRLKVKNIRSYSDLEIDFNDGVTVVSGVNGSGKSSLLEACFVGLFGHRGIPKDFILADLVRKGCEEAAIHLEFEHKGQEYAAIQEFRNNPETGKASTTRSYLEIDGEVVVNQATQTYESIRNLLRMDEEAYKNCVYIRQGDIDVLINARKKDRQRMIDDLLQIGRLEEYRERAKSARTGVGRHITETHARIKDQQEEIETIDATKPVARKNQLNTDLKQLQQEVADLETMRDRTSTRIEKDRQHIEQYSRTQKQIDELDRGINGLEKRKKETLTSLENKRKEGDRLHKSILEIENKIQELYDYFGLDETTDVDDFTTRTEKEERDAYEKISQIKNKQGLKLQEKENSQKGLTETKQNLRALEEAIEKRSTQEKNRLKEIEEINQEYSVLEGEIGKLLEKAQSMGFDQRKLDNLEELEDLLLNKQRHLHGKEKEVRTRIDQISKTLTEHRNLLEKGACPTCGQDLQGSTIANDTKEEELQKKELEEQLVKITQDTQRAEEKIATLKDADKIKKQVDEKRQKQLLISQKQENMTSYNEELTKQNQEDEKKKQELSERIGELEKHIKRAKDEIKEIQQTANTAAEHHKKMKANLESAKYLIKIRHDLTQMQSDHQHLKTGIADIQENVRFIDEQIAEKKRNKKQLENELGKENIEKLEKKLQDFQQAYEKIIGDIEEKNKQRTGLLKEIGQIETSLKRKKALQEKLKTFNNREKYLKAVRNDVENLEDMYMRLRADLRTRNIDALDRLLNEIFSFMYTNNAYSHIQLDTDYELTIYEKDGTPLEPKLLSGGERAIFNLVLRCAIYRLLSEGLAGGEYRNEMPPLIMDEPTVFLDRGHVHQLLKLIDLMRDMGVGQILIVSHDETLIDSADNVFEVQKDPTTNISSIIAQ encoded by the coding sequence TTGAGATTTAAGCGGCTTAAAGTGAAGAACATACGCAGTTACAGTGATCTCGAGATTGATTTCAACGATGGGGTAACTGTGGTTTCAGGAGTCAACGGTAGTGGAAAATCCAGCCTTCTTGAAGCCTGTTTTGTGGGGCTTTTCGGACACAGGGGCATACCAAAAGATTTCATACTTGCAGACCTAGTGCGCAAGGGATGTGAAGAAGCTGCAATTCATCTTGAATTCGAGCACAAGGGACAGGAGTACGCTGCAATTCAGGAATTTCGCAACAATCCCGAAACAGGCAAAGCCTCAACCACCAGGTCTTATCTGGAGATAGACGGGGAAGTCGTTGTAAACCAGGCCACACAGACGTATGAATCCATTCGCAATCTGCTACGCATGGATGAAGAGGCCTATAAGAACTGTGTATATATCAGGCAGGGAGATATTGACGTTCTCATAAATGCCCGCAAAAAGGACAGGCAGAGGATGATAGATGACCTTTTGCAAATAGGCAGGCTGGAAGAGTACCGGGAAAGGGCAAAAAGTGCCAGGACCGGCGTGGGAAGACATATCACTGAAACTCATGCCCGTATTAAGGACCAGCAGGAAGAGATTGAAACAATTGATGCAACCAAACCCGTTGCCAGGAAAAATCAGTTGAATACGGATTTGAAACAATTGCAACAGGAAGTTGCAGACCTGGAGACGATGCGAGACAGAACAAGCACTCGTATCGAAAAGGACCGCCAGCACATCGAACAATATTCCAGAACCCAAAAGCAGATCGATGAACTGGACAGGGGAATAAACGGGCTGGAAAAACGAAAAAAAGAAACTCTCACTTCACTGGAAAACAAAAGGAAGGAAGGAGACAGGCTCCACAAATCCATTCTGGAAATTGAAAACAAAATACAGGAGTTGTATGATTATTTCGGGCTTGACGAAACCACAGATGTGGATGATTTCACAACCCGTACAGAAAAAGAAGAGCGGGACGCCTATGAAAAAATCAGTCAGATAAAAAACAAACAGGGCCTGAAACTACAGGAAAAGGAAAATTCACAAAAAGGCCTGACTGAAACAAAACAAAATCTCAGGGCACTGGAAGAAGCAATCGAAAAAAGGTCCACTCAGGAAAAGAATCGGTTAAAGGAAATAGAGGAAATCAATCAAGAGTATTCGGTGCTGGAAGGCGAGATCGGGAAACTCCTTGAAAAGGCCCAATCAATGGGTTTTGACCAGAGGAAACTGGACAATCTGGAGGAATTGGAAGACCTGCTCTTGAACAAGCAGCGTCATCTCCATGGAAAAGAAAAAGAAGTCAGGACCCGGATAGACCAGATTTCAAAAACACTCACTGAACATAGGAACCTGCTGGAAAAAGGAGCCTGCCCCACATGTGGACAGGACCTTCAGGGCTCGACCATTGCCAATGATACAAAAGAGGAAGAATTACAGAAAAAAGAGCTTGAGGAGCAACTGGTAAAAATCACCCAGGACACGCAAAGGGCCGAAGAAAAAATTGCCACTTTAAAAGATGCAGACAAAATAAAAAAACAGGTCGATGAAAAAAGACAAAAGCAACTGCTTATAAGTCAAAAACAGGAAAACATGACCTCCTACAATGAGGAGTTGACAAAACAAAACCAGGAGGATGAAAAGAAAAAACAGGAACTTTCAGAAAGGATTGGGGAACTGGAAAAACACATTAAAAGAGCCAAAGATGAAATAAAAGAAATACAGCAAACTGCAAACACTGCCGCCGAGCATCATAAAAAAATGAAAGCAAATCTTGAAAGTGCAAAATACCTGATAAAAATAAGGCATGATCTTACACAAATGCAGAGTGACCATCAACACCTGAAAACAGGTATTGCGGATATTCAGGAAAATGTACGTTTCATTGATGAACAGATAGCAGAGAAAAAAAGGAATAAAAAGCAACTTGAAAACGAACTTGGCAAGGAAAATATCGAAAAACTGGAAAAGAAATTGCAGGATTTCCAGCAAGCTTATGAAAAAATAATCGGGGATATTGAAGAAAAGAATAAACAAAGAACGGGTCTTTTAAAGGAAATAGGGCAAATAGAAACCAGCCTCAAAAGGAAAAAAGCGTTGCAGGAAAAACTAAAAACGTTCAATAACAGGGAAAAGTATCTCAAAGCTGTAAGAAATGATGTAGAAAACCTGGAAGATATGTACATGAGATTGCGTGCAGACCTGCGTACACGCAATATTGATGCACTGGACAGATTGCTCAATGAAATCTTTTCCTTTATGTACACCAACAATGCCTACTCACATATCCAGCTGGATACTGATTATGAGCTTACCATCTATGAGAAGGATGGGACTCCCCTGGAACCCAAATTGTTGAGCGGAGGAGAGCGGGCAATCTTTAACCTCGTATTAAGATGTGCTATTTACAGGCTGCTTTCGGAAGGACTGGCCGGAGGAGAATACCGTAATGAAATGCCACCCCTGATCATGGATGAACCCACCGTGTTCCTGGACAGGGGACATGTGCACCAGCTTTTAAAGTTAATAGACCTCATGAGGGACATGGGAGTCGGTCAGATACTGATAGTATCCCACGATGAAACCCTTATAGATTCGGCTGATAATGTATTTGAAGTCCAGAAAGACCCCACGACAAATATATCTTCCATTATCGCCCAGTGA
- a CDS encoding segregation and condensation protein A, whose product MNSISVKNDEIPLLENMGQGIDPEFLKTLKELGVDEAELELSDDVLCEPVEILVNLAKSESINPWDIDIVEITDKFLEKIEEMKIMDLRISGRTLLYASILLRMKSTGIIQEEDEEPDEEIPDDDLEFQNEEDYPVPKLPIRRAATRPVTLQELINELKKAENVESRRTQRRQKRVLHMEEEPTTEDVLGIAHEEDIKGRVEDLEEIIEEILHGKEKVSFTEIVDPIPSRSERVMTYLSLLFMASQRKICLRQDELFGELYIYSYRNKEQPV is encoded by the coding sequence GTGAACAGTATATCGGTAAAAAACGATGAAATCCCATTGCTGGAAAACATGGGACAGGGTATTGATCCTGAATTCCTGAAAACGTTGAAGGAACTGGGAGTTGACGAAGCCGAGCTGGAATTATCAGATGATGTGCTCTGTGAACCTGTAGAAATCCTGGTAAACCTTGCAAAAAGTGAAAGTATCAATCCCTGGGATATTGATATTGTAGAGATTACGGATAAATTCCTGGAAAAAATAGAAGAAATGAAGATAATGGACCTCAGGATTTCAGGCAGGACATTGCTTTATGCTTCCATTCTCCTCAGGATGAAATCCACAGGTATCATACAGGAAGAAGATGAAGAACCCGATGAAGAGATACCTGATGATGATCTCGAATTCCAGAATGAAGAAGACTACCCCGTACCCAAATTGCCCATTCGTCGCGCTGCTACAAGACCTGTTACCCTGCAGGAACTTATAAACGAATTGAAAAAGGCAGAAAATGTTGAATCCAGAAGAACCCAGAGGCGACAAAAACGTGTCCTCCACATGGAAGAGGAGCCTACCACTGAAGATGTGCTTGGTATTGCTCATGAGGAAGACATAAAGGGGCGTGTCGAAGACCTGGAAGAAATAATTGAAGAGATTCTGCACGGGAAAGAAAAGGTCAGTTTTACTGAGATCGTAGATCCTATACCCTCTCGTTCAGAAAGGGTAATGACTTACCTATCCCTCCTTTTCATGGCTTCCCAGAGGAAAATCTGTTTGAGACAGGATGAACTCTTCGGAGAATTGTATATATACTCTTATAGAAATAAAGAGCAGCCTGTTTGA
- a CDS encoding glucose-6-phosphate isomerase family protein produces MSNEIIFGGVERVPDVRMLYDMAEVVYDKKWLEGRENKELYYMYRDLSKNPGDLDKIKSHNLRYDITIIPPAMLGVEYVKTAGHYHPQVPGSNLSYAEVYQVHEGTATYLLQKVSDDRVEDVVVVKASAMDVVVVPPGYGHITINASDSTLKMANWVCRDFSSVYEPVRNKRGGAYYLLEDGFIQNSAYSQVPEIRHVKPMDVPEFGLFRGEDMYGLVEDLSRLEFLTMPEKYTDIFSQIINE; encoded by the coding sequence ATGTCAAATGAAATTATTTTCGGTGGGGTTGAAAGGGTACCAGATGTACGTATGCTTTATGATATGGCTGAAGTCGTTTATGACAAAAAATGGCTTGAAGGAAGGGAAAATAAAGAGCTCTATTATATGTACAGGGACCTGTCCAAAAATCCTGGCGATCTTGATAAAATAAAATCACATAACCTCAGGTATGATATCACAATAATACCTCCGGCAATGTTGGGAGTGGAATATGTAAAAACAGCCGGTCATTATCATCCGCAGGTGCCGGGCAGCAATCTTTCCTATGCAGAGGTTTACCAGGTACATGAAGGCACTGCTACCTATCTTCTCCAGAAAGTTAGTGATGACAGGGTTGAGGATGTTGTGGTTGTAAAAGCCAGTGCGATGGACGTGGTGGTTGTGCCTCCGGGATACGGTCATATTACGATCAATGCATCGGATTCAACCCTCAAAATGGCCAACTGGGTATGTCGTGATTTTTCCTCGGTGTATGAGCCTGTAAGAAATAAAAGAGGTGGAGCCTATTATTTACTTGAAGATGGCTTTATACAGAATTCTGCATACTCGCAGGTGCCTGAAATACGTCACGTTAAACCTATGGATGTGCCTGAATTCGGCCTTTTCAGGGGGGAGGACATGTACGGATTGGTTGAAGATCTTTCAAGGCTGGAATTCCTGACAATGCCGGAAAAGTATACTGATATTTTCAGTCAGATTATCAATGAGTAA